From one Planctomicrobium piriforme genomic stretch:
- the glgP gene encoding alpha-glucan family phosphorylase: MGHAKSIHEKLTEISGNLWWSWQPDVTAIFREIDPQLWSSLSHNPILLLREYTPDKLELRAREVVLHSRINAAYREWQEYLASTDTWGDTHAGVLGFRPAAYFSAEFGLHESFRIYSGGLGILAGDHLKSASDLGIPLVGVGLFYHEGYFTQQVDASGWQREEYFMADPNDLPMNEATTPDGEPVIISLQTRSGVIHAKVWEMDVGRIPLYLLDTNIDQNSPDDRKLTARLYGGDHRTRIRQELLLGVGGVKALAALGIKPRVIHMNEGHSAFAPLELIRMRMDDDGLSFDDALRETAAMGAFTTHTPVPAGHDRFDSGLIEEHLGPLRDALRLDHQGLMGLGRIDPHNHGETFCMTVLAFKTSRRANAVSNLHGVVSRRMWRNLWPWRSEDEIPIGHITNGVHVGTWLAQQMRVLYDRMLPAKWNLKSGEPEVWAEFDKVKSTELWETHQSLKNRLILHARYRLTRQAKRYEMKEEVYDAFQNILDPQHLLIGFARRFAPYKRADLLMRDLAMLEKIISDAKRPVQFVFAGKAHPADDFGKQIMQKIFRLSQEESFKGKIVFLEDYDINLARYLVQGVDVWLNNPRRPLEASGTSGQKVVLNGGLNLSVLDGWWAEAYDGMNGFAIGDGLIHANQDIQDERDAQSLIHVLTNEVIPLYYDRDQDDLPREWIRRMKRAVTTLGWRFNADRMVMDYVREAYVPAAGSTSCSMTVMP; encoded by the coding sequence ATGGGACATGCGAAATCGATTCATGAGAAGCTGACGGAAATCTCCGGCAATCTGTGGTGGAGCTGGCAGCCGGACGTCACGGCGATCTTCCGCGAAATCGACCCGCAACTCTGGTCCAGCCTCTCTCACAACCCGATTCTGCTGCTCCGCGAATACACGCCAGACAAGCTGGAACTTCGGGCACGTGAAGTGGTGCTGCACTCGCGAATCAACGCGGCCTACCGGGAATGGCAGGAATACCTGGCTTCAACCGACACCTGGGGCGATACCCATGCCGGCGTCCTCGGTTTTCGGCCGGCGGCCTACTTCTCGGCCGAGTTCGGGCTGCATGAATCCTTCCGCATTTACTCAGGTGGCCTGGGGATTCTGGCCGGCGACCATTTGAAGAGCGCTTCGGACCTGGGGATTCCGCTGGTCGGCGTGGGCCTGTTCTACCACGAAGGCTATTTCACCCAGCAGGTGGATGCGAGCGGCTGGCAGCGAGAAGAGTACTTCATGGCGGATCCCAATGATCTGCCGATGAATGAAGCGACCACTCCGGACGGCGAGCCGGTGATTATCTCCCTGCAGACCCGATCCGGCGTGATTCACGCCAAGGTCTGGGAAATGGACGTCGGCCGCATTCCGCTGTATCTGCTCGATACGAACATCGATCAGAACTCGCCTGACGACCGCAAACTGACGGCCCGACTGTACGGCGGCGATCATCGCACCCGCATTCGCCAGGAACTCTTGCTGGGCGTTGGCGGCGTGAAGGCTCTCGCAGCACTGGGAATCAAGCCGCGGGTCATTCACATGAATGAAGGGCACTCGGCGTTTGCCCCGCTCGAACTGATCCGCATGCGGATGGACGACGACGGACTCTCGTTTGACGACGCCCTGCGGGAAACGGCCGCAATGGGAGCTTTCACCACGCACACGCCTGTGCCGGCCGGCCACGACCGCTTCGACAGCGGCCTGATTGAAGAACACCTCGGACCGCTCCGCGATGCCCTGCGACTCGACCATCAGGGTTTGATGGGCCTGGGCCGCATCGATCCCCATAATCATGGCGAAACCTTCTGCATGACCGTGCTGGCGTTCAAAACCAGCCGTCGCGCGAATGCGGTTTCGAACCTGCACGGCGTCGTCAGCCGCCGCATGTGGCGGAACTTGTGGCCCTGGCGCAGCGAAGATGAAATTCCCATCGGGCATATCACCAACGGCGTGCATGTGGGCACCTGGCTGGCCCAGCAGATGCGCGTGCTTTACGACCGCATGCTGCCTGCGAAATGGAATTTGAAGTCCGGCGAACCTGAAGTCTGGGCGGAGTTCGACAAAGTGAAGTCGACCGAACTCTGGGAGACTCACCAGTCGCTGAAGAACCGCCTAATTCTACACGCCCGCTACCGGCTGACCCGCCAGGCGAAGCGGTACGAGATGAAGGAAGAAGTCTATGACGCCTTCCAGAACATCCTCGATCCGCAGCACTTGTTGATCGGTTTCGCACGTCGCTTCGCCCCGTACAAGCGAGCCGACCTGTTGATGCGCGATCTGGCGATGCTGGAAAAAATCATCAGCGATGCGAAACGGCCGGTGCAGTTCGTGTTTGCCGGGAAAGCGCATCCGGCGGACGATTTCGGCAAGCAGATCATGCAGAAAATCTTCCGGCTTTCGCAGGAAGAATCGTTCAAAGGGAAGATCGTCTTCCTGGAAGACTACGACATCAACCTGGCCCGTTATCTGGTGCAGGGGGTGGATGTGTGGTTGAACAATCCGCGCCGGCCGCTTGAGGCCTCCGGCACCAGCGGCCAGAAAGTCGTGCTCAACGGCGGACTGAATCTGTCGGTACTCGACGGCTGGTGGGCGGAAGCCTACGACGGCATGAACGGCTTTGCCATCGGCGACGGGCTGATTCACGCCAACCAGGACATTCAGGACGAACGCGACGCACAGTCGCTGATTCATGTGCTGACCAACGAAGTGATTCCGCTGTATTACGACCGCGATCAGGACGATCTGCCGCGGGAATGGATTCGCCGTATGAAACGGGCTGTGACTACCCTCGGCTGGCGCTTCAACGCCGACCGGATGGTGATGGATTATGTCCGCGAAGCCTATGTGCCGGCGGCAGGCAGCACTTCATGCAGCATGACCGTGATGCCTTGA